A window of Modestobacter versicolor contains these coding sequences:
- a CDS encoding carboxymuconolactone decarboxylase family protein: MSSSTRVPKAQLTGVYGAVVTRMSRRMLGAVAEPAEVAWHNRAVLTSSFTIGRQSQKWHRCDESLKSFAHMAVASLVGCSWCLDLGYFQAANEGLDLTKAREVPRWRESDVFTPLEREVMGYAEAMTATPPTVTDEMAARLLDQLGAPAMVELTAFVALANFYTRNNAALGIESQGFAASCDLEPLAAPSPR, translated from the coding sequence ATGAGCAGCAGCACGAGGGTCCCGAAGGCACAGCTGACCGGCGTCTACGGCGCGGTGGTGACGCGGATGAGCCGCCGGATGCTCGGCGCGGTGGCCGAGCCGGCGGAGGTCGCCTGGCACAACCGCGCAGTGCTCACCTCGAGCTTCACCATCGGGCGGCAGAGCCAGAAGTGGCACCGGTGCGACGAGAGCCTGAAGTCCTTCGCGCACATGGCGGTGGCCAGCCTGGTCGGCTGCAGCTGGTGCCTGGACCTCGGCTACTTCCAGGCGGCCAACGAGGGTCTGGACCTCACCAAGGCCCGCGAGGTGCCACGCTGGCGGGAGTCCGACGTCTTCACACCGCTGGAGCGCGAGGTCATGGGGTACGCCGAGGCGATGACCGCCACCCCGCCGACGGTCACCGACGAGATGGCCGCGCGGCTGCTCGACCAGCTGGGCGCGCCGGCGATGGTGGAGCTGACCGCGTTCGTCGCGCTGGCCAACTTCTACACCCGCAACAACGCCGCACTCGGCATCGAGTCGCAGGGCTTCGCCGCGTCGTGCGACCTCGAGCCGCTGGCAGCGCCGTCACCGCGATGA
- a CDS encoding vitamin B12-dependent ribonucleotide reductase codes for MTETADRLSPSRNRRTAKAPVRGKGLKVKRVFTTAGVHPYDEVVWERRDVVMTNWRDGSINFEQRGVEFPAEWSINATNIVTTKYFRGAVGSPQRETSLRQLIDRVVLTYGAAGREHDYFASEADAEVFEHELTWMLLHQYFSFNSPVWFNVGTASPQQVSACFILAVDDTMDSILNWYREEGLIFKGGSGAGLNLSRIRSSKELLSSGGTASGPVSFMRGADASAGTIKSGGATRRAAKMVVLDIDHPDIEEFIETKAREEDKIRALRDAGYDMDLGGKDITSVQYQNANNSVRVNDEFMRAVENGTEFGLRARSDGSVIETVDARELFGKVTKAAWECADPGIQYDDTINDWHTNPETGRINASNPCSEYMSLDNSSCNLASLNLMKFLKDDGTFDSKNFVKAVELIITAMDISICFADFPTAPIGETTRAYRQLGIGYANLGAMLMATGHAYDSRGGQTLAAAITSLMTGTAYRRSAELAGVVGAYEGYARNADAHARVMRKHAAANDAIRPVGADDADVLKAATAQWQECLALGTENGWRNAQASVLAPTGTIGFMMDCDTTGIEPDFSLVKFKKLVGGGSMQIVNQTVPRALRSLGYQEEQIEAIVEYIAEHGHVVDAPTLRPEHYSVFDCAMGERSISPMGHVRMMAAVQPFISGAISKTVNMPESATVEEVADIYFQGWKMGIKALAIYRDNCKVGQPLSGGKGKNDGTKAEAEVVEAAPATALAHPVRKRLPKKRTSVTTSFSVAGAEGYMTAGMYEDGSLGEVFLKLGKQGSTLAGVMDAFSIGISLALQHGVPLETYIQKFTNMRFEPAGMTDDPDIRIAQSVMDYIFRRLALDHLSVDQRAGLGIFTAEERAAQVAGGYGSSASTPAVVEEEDVDLEQLRGSAPIETAKVEEKVTPAGPKSVKEAHSSAELLELVTGTATDAPLCMTCGTKMRPAGSCYVCEGCGSTSGCS; via the coding sequence TTGACCGAGACAGCCGACCGCCTCTCTCCCAGCCGGAACCGCCGCACGGCGAAGGCCCCCGTCCGCGGGAAGGGCCTGAAGGTCAAGCGCGTCTTCACGACCGCCGGCGTCCACCCCTACGACGAGGTCGTCTGGGAGCGTCGTGACGTCGTCATGACCAACTGGCGGGACGGCTCGATCAACTTCGAGCAGCGCGGCGTCGAGTTCCCCGCCGAGTGGAGCATCAACGCCACCAACATCGTCACCACGAAGTACTTCCGTGGTGCGGTGGGCTCCCCGCAGCGCGAGACGAGCCTGCGCCAGCTGATCGACCGGGTTGTGCTGACCTACGGCGCGGCCGGCCGCGAGCACGACTACTTCGCCAGCGAGGCCGACGCCGAGGTCTTCGAGCACGAGCTGACCTGGATGCTGCTGCACCAGTACTTCAGCTTCAACTCGCCCGTGTGGTTCAACGTCGGCACCGCCTCGCCGCAGCAGGTCAGCGCCTGCTTCATCCTGGCCGTCGACGACACGATGGACTCGATCCTGAACTGGTACCGGGAAGAGGGCCTGATCTTCAAGGGCGGCTCGGGTGCCGGGCTGAACCTCTCCCGCATCCGCTCCTCCAAGGAGCTGCTCTCCTCCGGTGGCACCGCCTCCGGCCCGGTCTCCTTCATGCGCGGTGCCGACGCCTCCGCGGGCACCATCAAGTCCGGTGGCGCCACCCGCCGCGCGGCGAAGATGGTCGTCCTGGACATCGACCACCCCGACATCGAGGAGTTCATCGAGACCAAGGCGCGCGAGGAGGACAAGATCCGCGCGCTGCGGGACGCCGGGTACGACATGGACCTGGGCGGCAAGGACATCACCAGCGTCCAGTACCAGAACGCCAACAACTCGGTCCGGGTGAACGACGAGTTCATGCGCGCGGTCGAGAACGGCACCGAGTTCGGCCTGCGGGCCCGCTCCGACGGCTCGGTCATCGAGACCGTCGACGCCCGCGAGCTGTTCGGCAAGGTCACCAAGGCGGCCTGGGAGTGCGCCGACCCGGGCATCCAGTACGACGACACGATCAACGACTGGCACACCAACCCGGAGACGGGCCGGATCAACGCCTCGAACCCGTGCTCGGAGTACATGAGCCTGGACAACAGCTCGTGCAACCTGGCGTCGCTGAACCTCATGAAGTTCCTCAAGGACGACGGCACCTTCGACTCGAAGAACTTCGTCAAGGCCGTCGAGCTGATCATCACCGCGATGGACATCTCGATCTGCTTCGCCGACTTCCCGACGGCGCCGATCGGTGAGACCACCCGCGCCTACCGCCAGCTGGGCATCGGCTACGCCAACCTCGGCGCGATGCTGATGGCCACCGGCCACGCCTACGACTCCCGCGGTGGCCAGACGCTGGCGGCGGCGATCACCTCGCTGATGACCGGCACCGCCTACCGCCGCTCGGCCGAGCTGGCCGGCGTCGTGGGTGCCTACGAGGGCTACGCCCGCAACGCCGACGCCCACGCCCGGGTCATGCGCAAGCACGCCGCGGCCAACGACGCGATCCGCCCGGTCGGCGCCGACGACGCCGACGTGCTCAAGGCCGCCACCGCCCAGTGGCAGGAGTGCCTGGCCCTCGGCACGGAGAACGGCTGGCGCAACGCGCAGGCCTCCGTGCTGGCGCCCACCGGCACCATCGGCTTCATGATGGACTGCGACACGACCGGCATCGAGCCGGACTTCTCGCTGGTCAAGTTCAAGAAGCTGGTCGGCGGCGGCTCGATGCAGATCGTCAACCAGACGGTGCCGCGGGCGCTGCGCAGCCTGGGCTACCAGGAGGAGCAGATCGAGGCCATCGTCGAGTACATCGCCGAGCACGGCCACGTCGTCGACGCCCCGACCCTGCGCCCCGAGCACTACTCGGTCTTCGACTGCGCCATGGGCGAGCGGTCCATCTCCCCGATGGGCCACGTCCGGATGATGGCCGCGGTGCAGCCGTTCATCTCCGGCGCGATCAGCAAGACGGTCAACATGCCGGAGTCGGCCACCGTCGAGGAGGTCGCGGACATCTACTTCCAGGGCTGGAAGATGGGCATCAAGGCCCTGGCGATCTACCGCGACAACTGCAAGGTCGGCCAGCCGCTGTCCGGTGGCAAGGGCAAGAACGACGGCACCAAGGCCGAGGCCGAGGTCGTCGAGGCCGCGCCGGCCACCGCGCTGGCGCACCCGGTCCGCAAGCGGCTGCCGAAGAAGCGCACCAGCGTCACCACGTCCTTCAGCGTCGCCGGCGCCGAGGGCTACATGACCGCTGGCATGTACGAGGACGGCAGCCTCGGCGAGGTCTTCCTGAAGCTGGGCAAGCAGGGCTCGACCCTGGCCGGCGTGATGGACGCCTTCTCGATCGGGATCTCCCTGGCCCTGCAGCACGGGGTGCCGCTGGAGACCTACATCCAGAAGTTCACCAACATGCGCTTCGAGCCGGCCGGCATGACCGACGACCCGGACATCCGGATCGCCCAGTCGGTGATGGACTACATCTTCCGTCGCCTGGCGCTGGACCACCTGTCTGTCGACCAGCGGGCGGGCCTGGGCATCTTCACCGCCGAGGAGCGCGCGGCGCAGGTGGCCGGTGGCTACGGTTCCTCCGCCTCGACCCCCGCGGTCGTCGAGGAGGAGGACGTCGACCTGGAGCAGCTGCGCGGCTCCGCGCCGATCGAGACCGCCAAGGTGGAGGAGAAGGTCACCCCCGCCGGTCCGAAGTCGGTCAAGGAGGCCCACTCCTCGGCCGAGCTGCTCGAGCTGGTCACCGGTACCGCCACCGACGCGCCGCTGTGCATGACCTGCGGCACGAAGATGCGTCCGGCCGGCAGCTGCTACGTCTGCGAGGGCTGCGGCTCGACCAGCGGCTGCAGCTGA
- the nrdR gene encoding transcriptional regulator NrdR: MRCPFCHSPDSRVIDSRETDEGATTRRRRSCPVCGRRFTTVEEPVLAVVKRSGVSEPFDRNKVIAGVRRACQGRPVDEAQLAVLAAKVEDAVRATGSAEVPSNEVGLAILGPLRYLDEVAYLRFASVYRSFSSAADFEKEIAELKRLRPDPADAGPPGDDAGTAPPR; encoded by the coding sequence GTGCGTTGCCCGTTCTGCCACAGCCCTGACAGCCGGGTCATCGACTCCCGGGAGACCGACGAGGGCGCCACCACCCGGCGCCGTCGCTCGTGCCCCGTGTGCGGTCGCCGGTTCACGACGGTCGAGGAGCCCGTGCTCGCCGTCGTCAAGCGCAGCGGCGTCAGCGAGCCCTTCGACCGCAACAAGGTCATCGCGGGCGTCCGCCGGGCGTGCCAGGGCCGCCCGGTCGACGAGGCCCAGCTCGCCGTCCTCGCCGCCAAGGTGGAGGACGCCGTCCGGGCCACCGGGTCCGCCGAGGTCCCCAGCAACGAGGTGGGCCTGGCGATCCTCGGCCCGCTGCGCTACCTCGACGAGGTCGCCTACCTGCGGTTCGCCAGCGTGTACCGCTCCTTCTCCTCCGCAGCCGACTTCGAGAAGGAGATCGCCGAGCTCAAGCGGCTGCGCCCCGACCCCGCCGACGCAGGTCCCCCCGGCGACGACGCCGGCACTGCCCCACCCCGCTAG
- a CDS encoding LysM peptidoglycan-binding domain-containing protein, which produces MASPQRSVPASSPVPARGVAPAGRGPQSVAPPVRRDAVRPGARPARFDGLGGGRSVRGGCAVEPAALPRPAAHPRAAAPGPLRLTRRGRRALSGLSIAIGLSIAVATVAVELGQADGGLELAGSSTVVVQPGDTLWSIAGEVAPEEDRRAVVDALVDANDLDAVELVPGQVLQLP; this is translated from the coding sequence ATGGCCAGCCCCCAGCGCAGCGTCCCCGCCTCCTCTCCCGTCCCCGCGCGGGGTGTCGCGCCGGCCGGCCGTGGGCCGCAGTCGGTGGCCCCGCCCGTGCGGCGCGACGCGGTCCGCCCCGGCGCGCGGCCGGCCCGGTTCGACGGGCTGGGGGGTGGCCGGTCGGTGCGCGGCGGCTGCGCGGTCGAGCCGGCGGCCCTCCCGCGCCCGGCCGCCCACCCCCGCGCAGCTGCCCCCGGCCCGCTGCGGTTGACCCGCCGGGGCCGCCGGGCCCTGTCCGGGCTGTCCATCGCGATCGGCCTCTCCATCGCGGTGGCCACCGTCGCGGTGGAGCTGGGCCAGGCCGACGGGGGCCTGGAGCTGGCCGGCTCGTCGACGGTCGTCGTGCAGCCCGGCGACACCCTGTGGTCGATCGCCGGCGAGGTCGCCCCCGAGGAGGACCGGCGCGCCGTCGTCGACGCCCTGGTCGACGCCAACGACCTCGACGCGGTCGAGCTGGTGCCCGGCCAGGTCCTGCAGCTGCCGTGA
- the lexA gene encoding transcriptional repressor LexA, with product MAADGPTAGSGKAPSRRSRAGADTAEGAGTGAAIREFPDRGEAGDGLTQRQRRVLEVIRDSIERRGYPPSVREIGEAVGLSSASSVAHQLSVLQRKGWLRRDPNRPRALDVRLPGEAAAAAASAEASAEALAAAGGASGVDEASAPRPTYVPLVGRIAAGGPVLAEQAVEDVFPLPRELVGEGTLFMLKVAGDSMVDAAICDGDWVVVRQQPTAENGEIVAAMIDGEATVKTYKRRDGHVWLMPHNEAYEPIPGDDATVLGRVVTVLRRV from the coding sequence ATGGCGGCCGACGGCCCGACGGCAGGCAGCGGCAAGGCCCCCTCCCGGCGCAGCCGCGCCGGTGCGGACACCGCGGAGGGCGCCGGCACGGGAGCGGCGATCCGCGAGTTCCCCGACCGCGGTGAGGCCGGCGACGGGCTGACCCAGCGCCAGCGCCGGGTCCTGGAGGTCATCCGCGACTCCATCGAGCGCCGCGGGTACCCGCCGTCGGTCCGCGAGATCGGCGAGGCGGTCGGGCTCTCCTCCGCCTCCTCCGTGGCCCACCAGCTCTCGGTGCTGCAGCGCAAGGGCTGGCTCCGGCGCGACCCCAACCGCCCGCGCGCCCTCGACGTGCGCCTCCCCGGTGAGGCCGCCGCGGCCGCGGCGAGCGCCGAGGCCTCCGCCGAGGCGCTGGCCGCCGCGGGTGGCGCCAGCGGCGTCGACGAGGCGTCCGCCCCGCGTCCCACCTACGTGCCGCTCGTCGGCCGGATCGCCGCCGGTGGCCCGGTGCTGGCCGAGCAGGCCGTCGAGGACGTCTTCCCGCTCCCCCGCGAGCTGGTCGGCGAGGGCACGCTGTTCATGCTCAAGGTGGCCGGTGACTCGATGGTCGACGCGGCCATCTGCGACGGCGACTGGGTCGTCGTCCGCCAGCAGCCGACCGCGGAGAACGGCGAGATCGTCGCGGCGATGATCGACGGCGAGGCGACGGTGAAGACCTACAAGCGCCGCGACGGGCACGTCTGGCTGATGCCGCACAACGAGGCGTACGAGCCGATCCCCGGCGACGACGCCACGGTGCTGGGCCGGGTCGTCACCGTCCTGCGCCGGGTGTGA
- a CDS encoding phosphatase PAP2 family protein, with the protein MTRSHVQPSAGSAGGSPAGRPGGVIGVGRPPWWVLALSVLVTLGVTVDLLSGGWLEKLDVEVSDVVKGWGLRDSGAYWFVWVFTQAGGRGFILIVLAGLVGWLAVRQRTLVPLIRVVVALALLTAVVYAFKYGAGRTAPAYPGSYFHRDGASYPSGHVANAVLMWGVARWQAVEFGLPAWAQRTAWLLSVLGPLSTGVAMVALDFHWVTDAVVGLAVGLLLLGVVHALDTLLVSRWVRARAGRSHA; encoded by the coding sequence GTGACCAGGAGCCACGTGCAGCCGTCGGCGGGCTCCGCCGGTGGCTCGCCCGCCGGCCGACCGGGCGGCGTCATCGGCGTCGGCCGGCCGCCGTGGTGGGTGCTCGCACTGTCGGTGCTGGTGACTCTCGGGGTGACCGTCGACCTGCTCAGCGGCGGCTGGCTGGAGAAGCTGGACGTCGAGGTCTCCGACGTCGTCAAGGGCTGGGGTCTCCGCGACTCGGGCGCGTACTGGTTCGTCTGGGTGTTCACCCAGGCCGGTGGCCGGGGCTTCATCCTCATCGTGCTGGCCGGGCTGGTGGGGTGGCTCGCCGTCCGGCAGCGCACGCTCGTACCGCTCATCCGGGTGGTGGTGGCCCTGGCGCTGCTGACCGCGGTGGTCTACGCGTTCAAGTACGGCGCCGGCCGCACCGCTCCGGCCTACCCGGGGTCCTACTTCCACCGCGACGGCGCCAGCTACCCCTCGGGCCACGTTGCGAACGCCGTGCTGATGTGGGGTGTCGCCCGCTGGCAGGCCGTCGAGTTCGGGCTGCCCGCGTGGGCGCAGCGCACCGCCTGGCTGCTCAGCGTGCTGGGGCCGCTGTCAACGGGTGTGGCCATGGTGGCGCTGGACTTCCACTGGGTCACCGATGCCGTGGTCGGGCTGGCCGTGGGCCTGCTGTTGTTGGGCGTGGTTCATGCACTGGACACGCTGCTGGTGTCACGCTGGGTCCGTGCCAGAGCGGGCCGATCGCACGCCTGA
- the hflX gene encoding GTPase HflX gives MDIFAQHATSREGKAQVELAQMQYMLPRLRGWGESLSRQAGGRVAGGGGIGTRGPGETKIETDRRRIRARVSKLRKEIAGMATARTTQRNSRDRNSTPSVAIAGYTNAGKSSLLNRLTDAGVLVQDQLFATLDPTVRRAQTPDGREFTMTDTVGFVRHLPHQLVDAFRSTLEEVAAADLLVHVVDGADPDPLGQIDAVRVVLNEIDATKVPELIVVNKVDAMSQDDVLALRQALPGAAWVSARTGEGIEALRDVIAARLPHPHVDVDVLVPYDRGDLVARVHRDGEVVEERHEATGTRLTARVEPDLAALLVDYAVPVAGV, from the coding sequence CTGGACATCTTCGCCCAGCACGCCACCAGCCGGGAGGGCAAGGCCCAGGTCGAGCTCGCCCAGATGCAGTACATGCTGCCGCGGCTGCGCGGCTGGGGTGAGTCGCTGAGCCGGCAGGCCGGTGGCCGGGTCGCCGGTGGTGGCGGCATCGGTACCCGCGGCCCGGGTGAGACGAAGATCGAGACCGACCGTCGCCGGATCCGCGCCCGGGTGAGCAAGCTGCGCAAGGAGATCGCCGGCATGGCGACCGCCCGCACCACGCAGCGCAACTCCCGCGACCGCAACTCCACGCCCAGCGTGGCGATCGCCGGGTACACCAACGCCGGGAAGTCCAGCCTGCTCAACCGGCTCACCGACGCCGGGGTGCTGGTGCAGGACCAGCTCTTCGCCACGCTGGACCCCACGGTCCGCCGCGCGCAGACCCCCGACGGCCGCGAGTTCACGATGACCGACACCGTCGGCTTCGTGCGCCACCTGCCCCACCAGCTGGTCGACGCCTTCCGGTCGACCCTGGAGGAGGTGGCGGCCGCCGACCTGCTGGTGCACGTGGTCGACGGCGCCGACCCCGACCCGCTGGGCCAGATCGACGCGGTGCGGGTCGTCCTCAACGAGATCGACGCGACCAAGGTCCCCGAGCTCATCGTGGTCAACAAGGTCGACGCGATGTCGCAGGACGACGTGCTGGCGCTGCGCCAGGCGCTGCCCGGTGCCGCGTGGGTCTCCGCCCGCACCGGCGAGGGCATCGAGGCGCTGCGCGACGTCATCGCCGCGCGGCTGCCGCACCCGCACGTCGACGTGGACGTCCTGGTGCCCTACGACCGGGGTGACCTGGTGGCCCGGGTGCACCGCGACGGCGAGGTCGTCGAGGAGCGGCACGAGGCCACCGGCACGCGGCTCACCGCCCGGGTCGAGCCCGACCTCGCGGCGCTGCTCGTGGACTACGCCGTCCCCGTCGCGGGCGTCTAG
- a CDS encoding ArsR/SmtB family transcription factor, translated as MTEPGRARGVPRVVGERRPATDAEARALASAVRLRILRLCLDEPLTNKELAARLGRNPATVLHHVRTLVETGFLVAEEARRGARGAREVPYRATGKSWLMDGAGGPAAGRDPSLAAFLEEVAAVGEHRLESNRLGLRLSAAEKAELGRRLHEVLDEFARRPADPDGEKWSVYLGMHPEV; from the coding sequence GTGACCGAGCCGGGCAGGGCGCGCGGGGTGCCACGGGTCGTCGGGGAGCGCCGCCCGGCCACCGACGCCGAGGCCCGCGCGCTGGCCTCCGCCGTCCGGCTGCGGATCCTGCGGCTCTGCCTGGACGAGCCGCTGACCAACAAGGAGCTGGCCGCGCGGCTGGGGCGCAACCCCGCGACGGTGCTGCACCACGTGCGCACCCTGGTCGAGACCGGCTTCCTGGTCGCCGAGGAGGCCCGCCGGGGCGCCCGCGGCGCCCGGGAGGTGCCCTACCGGGCGACCGGCAAGAGCTGGCTGATGGACGGCGCAGGCGGGCCGGCGGCCGGCCGTGACCCCTCGCTGGCGGCGTTCCTCGAGGAGGTCGCCGCGGTGGGGGAGCACCGGCTGGAGAGCAACCGGCTGGGGCTGCGGCTGTCCGCCGCGGAGAAGGCCGAGCTGGGCCGGCGGCTGCACGAGGTGCTCGACGAGTTCGCCCGCCGGCCGGCCGACCCGGACGGCGAGAAGTGGTCGGTCTACCTCGGGATGCACCCGGAGGTCTGA
- a CDS encoding MFS transporter: protein MTADRSLLRHRDFRHLWAAETVSQVGTQVTMLALPVVAVTLLDATPWQMGVLTALETAAFLLIGLPAGAWVDRWRRKRVLVVADLVRAVVLGTLPLAYLLDVLTLGQLFVVAAVTGTATVFFDVAYQSYLPALVDRDQLVDGNGKLEASRAVAQVAGPGLTGVLLRLVGAPVLVLVDAASFLLSALFLGSIRQPDTVPDRADRRPLRTEIGEGLSFVVRHPLLRRIVACTGTANLFGSMTNALLVLYVIRELGLSEATLGLVFSVGAVGGLLGAGTAAWYTRRVGEGRAIPLSAVVFAAAGTSLPLAAVGAPVVWLVTGWFVLSWSTVVYNVTQVSFRQRLCPPRLLGRMNASVRFIVYGSMPLGGLAGGVLGEWLGVVPALWVAAAGGFAACLPVVLSPLLTMGDLPDELDATTGPAPVAPADAG from the coding sequence GTGACCGCGGACCGCAGCCTGCTCCGACACCGCGACTTCCGGCACCTGTGGGCGGCGGAGACGGTGAGCCAGGTCGGCACCCAGGTGACCATGCTGGCGCTGCCGGTCGTCGCCGTGACGCTGCTGGACGCGACCCCGTGGCAGATGGGCGTCCTCACCGCCCTGGAGACGGCCGCCTTCCTGCTCATCGGGCTGCCGGCCGGGGCGTGGGTGGACCGCTGGCGGCGCAAGCGCGTCCTGGTGGTCGCCGACCTGGTGCGCGCGGTCGTGCTGGGCACGCTGCCGCTGGCCTACCTGCTCGACGTGCTGACCCTCGGCCAGCTCTTCGTCGTCGCCGCGGTGACCGGCACCGCGACGGTCTTCTTCGACGTCGCGTACCAGAGCTACCTGCCCGCGCTGGTCGACCGCGACCAGCTCGTCGACGGCAACGGCAAGCTCGAGGCCAGCCGGGCGGTCGCCCAGGTGGCCGGCCCCGGGCTGACCGGTGTGCTGCTGCGGCTGGTGGGCGCGCCGGTGCTGGTGCTCGTCGACGCGGCGTCCTTCCTGCTCTCCGCGCTCTTCCTGGGCAGCATCCGGCAGCCGGACACCGTCCCGGACCGCGCCGACCGCCGCCCGCTGCGCACCGAGATCGGTGAGGGGCTGTCCTTCGTCGTCCGGCACCCGCTGCTGCGCCGCATCGTGGCCTGCACCGGGACGGCGAACCTGTTCGGCTCGATGACCAACGCCCTGCTGGTGCTCTACGTGATCCGCGAGCTGGGGTTGTCCGAGGCGACGCTGGGGCTGGTCTTCTCCGTCGGGGCGGTCGGCGGGCTGCTGGGCGCCGGTACGGCGGCCTGGTACACCCGCCGGGTCGGCGAGGGCCGGGCGATCCCGCTGTCCGCGGTGGTCTTCGCCGCCGCGGGCACGTCCCTGCCCCTGGCGGCGGTGGGCGCACCGGTGGTCTGGCTGGTCACCGGCTGGTTCGTGCTCAGCTGGTCGACCGTCGTCTACAACGTCACGCAGGTGAGCTTCCGGCAGCGGCTGTGCCCGCCGCGGCTGCTCGGCCGGATGAACGCCTCGGTGCGGTTCATCGTCTACGGCTCGATGCCGCTCGGCGGCCTCGCCGGCGGCGTCCTGGGCGAGTGGCTCGGCGTCGTCCCGGCGCTCTGGGTCGCCGCCGCCGGCGGCTTCGCGGCCTGCCTGCCGGTGGTGCTCAGCCCGCTGCTGACCATGGGCGACCTGCCCGACGAGCTCGACGCCACCACCGGGCCCGCGCCGGTTGCGCCGGCGGACGCCGGGTAG
- the dapF gene encoding diaminopimelate epimerase, with protein MIDSASPRVLLGHGTENDFVVLPDPDGEVWPETRLDADLVRRLCDRRGGLGGDGVLRVVRSRHVPDAAAVLGAALPQCEWFMDHRNADGSFAEMCGNGIRLYLHVLLAEGLLDRSAAEAGVLVGTRGGPRRVGARPDGGYWVDMGPAVPLGRGEARISGVAYPGLGVSMGNPHLACLTDVEVDTLDLSVLPGVDPAMFPDGVNVEVVNVLAAEDAADGVSAHVRLRVFERGVGETRSCGTGACAAAYAALEAGGRSAGTVAVDVPGGRLSVEFDGTTTVLSGPAVVVASGVLTPEWLGV; from the coding sequence GTGATCGACAGCGCGAGCCCGCGGGTGCTCCTGGGCCACGGCACGGAGAACGACTTCGTCGTCCTGCCCGACCCCGACGGGGAGGTGTGGCCGGAGACCCGGCTGGACGCCGACCTGGTCCGCCGGCTCTGCGACCGCCGGGGTGGGCTGGGCGGCGACGGCGTGCTCCGCGTCGTCCGCAGCCGGCACGTCCCCGACGCGGCCGCCGTCCTCGGTGCGGCGCTGCCGCAGTGCGAGTGGTTCATGGACCACCGCAACGCCGACGGCTCCTTCGCGGAGATGTGCGGCAACGGCATCCGGCTCTACCTGCACGTGCTGCTGGCCGAGGGGCTGCTGGACCGGTCGGCGGCCGAGGCCGGCGTCCTGGTCGGCACCCGGGGCGGCCCGCGTCGCGTCGGTGCGCGCCCGGACGGCGGCTACTGGGTCGACATGGGCCCGGCCGTGCCGCTGGGCCGGGGGGAGGCCCGCATCTCCGGCGTCGCGTACCCCGGTCTCGGCGTCTCGATGGGCAACCCGCACCTGGCCTGCCTCACCGACGTGGAGGTCGACACGCTGGACCTCTCGGTGCTGCCCGGCGTCGACCCGGCGATGTTTCCCGACGGCGTCAACGTCGAGGTGGTCAACGTGCTCGCCGCGGAGGACGCGGCCGACGGCGTCTCGGCGCACGTCCGGCTGCGGGTGTTCGAGCGCGGGGTGGGGGAGACCCGGTCCTGCGGCACCGGCGCCTGCGCCGCGGCGTACGCGGCGCTCGAGGCCGGCGGCCGGTCCGCCGGGACCGTCGCGGTGGACGTCCCGGGCGGCCGGCTGTCGGTGGAGTTCGACGGGACGACGACGGTGCTGTCCGGCCCTGCGGTCGTCGTCGCCTCCGGCGTCCTCACCCCGGAGTGGCTCGGGGTCTGA
- the miaA gene encoding tRNA (adenosine(37)-N6)-dimethylallyltransferase MiaA — protein MTALPPVVAVVGPTATGKTALAVALAHRTGGQVVNADSMQLYRGMDIGTAKPTAAEQDGVPHHLLDLWDVREPASVAEYRQQARAEVDRLRADGVVPLLVGGSGLYVRAVLDELDFPGTDAEVRARLTAELDTAGPAALHDRLAALDPAAAAAILPSNGRRVVRALEVIELTGRPFTARLPEPRAHYPAVTIGLDRAAEELDERVARRVDAMWAAGFVDEVAALEAAGLREGPTASRALGYAQVLQQFDGTLTPAEARERTVATTRRFVRRQRSWFRRDAATSWFDAGRADLADAVLAEIADRTIGR, from the coding sequence GTGACCGCGCTGCCGCCGGTCGTGGCCGTGGTGGGCCCCACCGCCACCGGCAAGACCGCGCTGGCCGTCGCGCTGGCCCACCGCACCGGGGGCCAGGTCGTCAACGCCGACTCGATGCAGCTCTACCGCGGCATGGACATCGGCACCGCCAAGCCCACCGCGGCCGAGCAGGACGGCGTGCCGCACCACCTGCTCGACCTGTGGGACGTCCGGGAGCCCGCCTCGGTGGCCGAGTACCGGCAGCAGGCCCGCGCGGAGGTGGACCGGCTGCGCGCGGACGGCGTCGTCCCGCTGCTGGTCGGCGGCTCCGGGCTGTACGTGCGCGCCGTCCTGGACGAGCTGGACTTCCCGGGCACCGACGCCGAGGTCCGCGCCCGGCTGACCGCAGAGCTGGACACCGCAGGCCCAGCCGCCCTGCACGACCGGCTGGCCGCGCTGGACCCGGCGGCCGCCGCGGCGATCCTGCCCAGCAACGGGCGCCGGGTGGTGCGGGCGCTGGAGGTCATCGAGCTCACCGGCCGGCCGTTCACCGCCCGGCTGCCCGAGCCCCGGGCGCACTACCCGGCGGTCACCATCGGCCTGGACCGGGCGGCCGAGGAGCTCGACGAGCGGGTCGCCCGGCGGGTCGACGCGATGTGGGCCGCCGGCTTCGTCGACGAGGTCGCGGCGCTGGAGGCCGCGGGGCTGCGCGAGGGCCCGACCGCCTCGCGCGCGTTGGGCTACGCGCAGGTGCTGCAGCAGTTCGACGGCACGCTGACCCCGGCCGAGGCCCGCGAGCGCACGGTCGCCACCACCCGGCGGTTCGTCCGCCGCCAGCGGTCCTGGTTCCGCCGGGACGCCGCCACCAGCTGGTTCGACGCCGGCCGCGCCGACCTGGCCGACGCCGTCCTCGCCGAGATCGCCGACCGTACGATCGGGCGGTGA